From the Paenibacillus tianjinensis genome, the window TGTCACATCCATGCCGAGATTAACCAGGCCTTTGGCTGCTTCGAGTCCGAGCAGTCCGCCGCCGATCACCGCTGCTGTACGGTACTGCTTGGCTGCAGCCAGCATGGCATCGCAATCTGCGATATCGCGGAAGCCGACTACGCCTTCTTTGGTGCTGCCCGGAACAGGAAGAATAAAAGAGTTCGAGCCTGTTGCAATAATCACTTTATCGTATGAAACGCTTAAACCGTTATCCGCGATGACCTGACGGGTATCTTCATCAATCCGGACTACGGTAGTCCCAGTATGCAGGGTAATATGGTTGTCTTCGTACCACTGGCGGTCATTCAGAATAATGTCCTCAATGCTTTTGCTGCCTTCAAGAACATATGAAAGCATAATCCGGTTGTAGTTAGGATGAGGCTCGCTGCCGAAGATGGTAATATCATAAGCGCCGCCCAGCTTAAGAATCTGTTCAATTGTACCCACGCCTGCCATCCCGTTGCCTATTAATACTAATTTTTCTCTCTCCACTCTCACTGTTAAAACCTCCCCGAAGCATCTAAATTCCTATGAAAACTTATCTCGTAAGAGAATTATACATTTTAAATTTGAACTGCATTTGTGATTGTAATCACATCAAATGTGAATTTTTTCACATTTTACACGCCATGTTAGCTTATCGCGATTCAATGGATATCTCCAACTAAAACAGCCATGCTTCTCTGCAGCCAGCTGCGGCAACAGAGAAACATGGCTATAGACAAAGACTAGTCAGATTACAGCATCACTATCGCAGTACAAGTGATAACTCCAGTTCATCCTGTATTCTTAGCTTCATATCGATACCGCTGTCTAGTAGCGTCTTATCGTTCAATTTCAGCTTCCATTCCTCATTGGTAAGCGGTTTATACTCCTTGACAGTCAGCACAGTCTTATTATTCTCCGCCAAATGAACAATTCCGCTGCTCAGAAGCAGGCCCCTTACAGACAGATTCTCCGTAAACGGCTGAACGTATGAATGTGTCAGCTCCGGCTGCTCACTCCCCCCGTTCACTTTAAAGATAACAGGCTGAAACGGAGTATTGGGTGCCGCCGCCTGTGCAGTAATCACTAGATTATCTTCCTGCTTAACTCTGGTATCCATATCTGTAATCCGCTTGCCGTTCAATTGAATTTCCCACACCATATCTTTCGCCAATGATACTTTATTTACAGTAAGCAGCGTAGATCCGTCTTCAGCAAAAGTGACGAGACCGCTGTTCTTAAGCAATTCCTGAATCGTTATCTCCTGCTTATACGCATCACTAAGCTGTCTGCCTGAACTCCCGGTCAGATCATTATCTCCCACCCTAAGGGAAAAACCAGGCTGGGTTGCCCCGGCGTCTGCAATATTTCCCTCCAGATTGCTATTAAGCTCAGAACAGCCTCCCATGATCACGACAAATAGAAGGCCCAGACATACGCGCCACATCAACTTCACAGACATTCCCGGCACCGCCCTTTTTTGCCTGATCACAGCTTCCAGCATTTCTCTCAGGCTTGTAGTCTTTATGTATAGTGTCCTTTTCGCTTCATTATTTTCACATGATTTATTAATTAAGGCAATATGAACATGGCCCTTCTGCTTAAAAAAATATCTCCGCCCGCGCAATTCCGGCAGTACAACAAAAAAAGTCCCCGGAGGGACTTCTTTTTACATTTCACCGGATTATTGGTAGCGCAGGAAAAGGTTATTATTCTCCAGATGCACATGCTCGAAGGTCATTCCTTCCAGCTCCTCGAGCCGGGCATACGTCAACCGGTAAGTCGTGCAGGCATGCTCGGGCGGGGTGAAGTCATTCGTCACCGCGCGGAGCTCACGCAAAATCTCGCCTGCTCCATCATGTTCCGCTTCCAGTCCCGTCAGGAGGCCACGCAGTTCAGCCAAAGCTTCCTCGCTCGGATTCGCGCTGTAGGCGAGCATTTTCGGGAACTCAATTTCTTCTTCCTGTGCTGTATGCTTCAGCAGATCTTCACGCAGCAGGTTGAATAAGCGGTAAACTTCGGCCAAATGCGGGGAATCCTCGCCGTGGACTCGGAATACCTTGGTTACGTTCTGGCTGATCAAAGGCAGCTCTTCACGCAGATACCGGTGATGCTTGTTCACGATATGTTCCACCAGTTCCTCTGAAGTTGCTCCGTTCCACTTGGTGTCTTCTTCTAGCACAGGATGCTCCTGGGCCAGCTTGTGCAGATCGCTTAGCATCGCATCCGAATCAAGCCCTTTCTCTGCAGCTGCCTCCGCCAGCGGCTTCACTCCTCCGCAGCAGAAATCGATCCGTTGTCCTTTGAAATAATCCGCCGCCTTAGGAAATTGCAGTACGATATCTCTCACCAGATCCTCGCCGCTAAAGCTAAGCGCTTCTGTTGTATGGTTTAATTGATTGGCCGTCATATGGGGCCCTCCCTCACGTTATTGGTTTAGGTTTTTCTTTACTCCTACACCATAACGCTCACCGGAACCTCAGCTTGTGATTGTACGCACAAATATATAAAATTTTATAGAACGAGGAGATTTGATGACAAGCTGCGTACAAAAAACACCTCTTAATAGAGGTGTTATCCTTGAAGATCTGCTATACTTCACTGAACCGTAGCCTGCATATAGGTCCGTTTGCCCTGCGCATCCTTCAGATAGGGTCCGAGGCCGGCAAAACGGGAATGGTCCACATACACGCCGGTCATCCATCTGCCTTCGGTCAACCCGCCGTTCCATTGCAGGACAAGATCGGGGGCCGATATCCATTCCTGATATACTTTTATATTATTTTCTTTATATTCTTTAGAAGGTTTGCCGTTCTCCGTCAGACGCAGCTTGTTCAAATAGGTCGGCACAAAATAGGAAGAGATGGTATCCAGATCATCACCGTCCAGAAAAGCTTCATCACCCAGATACGTCTGAAAAAGCACGGTGTTCTCATACATAGACCAGATTAGCGCCTGCAGAACCATACTCTGCCGGATCCCGTT encodes:
- the ric gene encoding iron-sulfur cluster repair di-iron protein, giving the protein MTANQLNHTTEALSFSGEDLVRDIVLQFPKAADYFKGQRIDFCCGGVKPLAEAAAEKGLDSDAMLSDLHKLAQEHPVLEEDTKWNGATSEELVEHIVNKHHRYLREELPLISQNVTKVFRVHGEDSPHLAEVYRLFNLLREDLLKHTAQEEEIEFPKMLAYSANPSEEALAELRGLLTGLEAEHDGAGEILRELRAVTNDFTPPEHACTTYRLTYARLEELEGMTFEHVHLENNNLFLRYQ